Proteins encoded in a region of the Streptomyces sp. PCS3-D2 genome:
- a CDS encoding M20/M25/M40 family metallo-hydrolase, translating to MSQASAGKTVSGEDEVVDLCRDLIRIDTSNYGDHSGPGERKAAEWVAEKLAEVGLEPQIFESHKGRASTVARIEGEDPSRPALLIHGHTDVVPANAADWTYDPFSGEIADGCVWGRGAVDMKDMDAMTLAVVRDRMRSGRKPPRDIVLAFLADEEAGGIYGARHLVDQHPGLFEGVTEAIGEVGGFSFTVNENLRLYLVETAQKGMHWMRLTVEGTAGHGSMTNNDNAITELCEAVGRLGRHQWPVRVTKTVRSFLDELSDALGTPLDPDDMDATLAKLGGIAKMVGATLRNSAAPTMLGAGYKVNVIPGQATAHVDGRFLPGYEEEFFADLDRILGPRVKREDVHGDRALETDFDGRLVDAMQGALKAEDPIARAVPYMLSGGTDAKSFDDLGIRCFGFAPLQLPPELDFAGMFHGVDERVPVEGLKFGVRVLDRFIDNA from the coding sequence GTGAGCCAGGCGAGCGCGGGCAAGACCGTCTCCGGCGAGGACGAGGTCGTCGACCTCTGTCGGGACCTCATCCGGATCGACACCAGCAACTACGGAGACCACTCGGGCCCCGGGGAGCGCAAGGCGGCGGAGTGGGTCGCCGAGAAGCTCGCCGAGGTCGGGCTGGAGCCGCAGATCTTCGAATCGCACAAGGGGCGCGCCTCGACGGTGGCGCGGATCGAGGGGGAGGACCCCTCGCGACCCGCGCTGCTGATCCACGGGCACACCGACGTGGTTCCGGCGAACGCCGCGGACTGGACGTACGACCCGTTCTCGGGCGAGATCGCCGACGGCTGCGTGTGGGGCCGCGGCGCAGTCGACATGAAGGACATGGACGCGATGACGCTGGCCGTCGTCCGCGACCGGATGCGCAGCGGCCGTAAGCCCCCGCGGGACATCGTGCTGGCCTTCCTCGCCGACGAGGAGGCGGGCGGCATCTACGGGGCGCGGCACCTCGTCGACCAGCATCCGGGCCTCTTCGAGGGCGTCACGGAGGCGATCGGCGAGGTCGGGGGCTTCTCCTTCACGGTGAACGAGAACCTCCGGCTCTACCTCGTGGAGACCGCCCAGAAGGGCATGCACTGGATGCGCCTGACGGTGGAGGGCACCGCGGGCCACGGCTCCATGACCAACAACGACAACGCCATCACGGAACTGTGCGAGGCCGTGGGCCGGCTCGGCCGCCACCAGTGGCCGGTGCGCGTGACCAAGACCGTACGGTCCTTCCTGGACGAGCTCTCCGACGCGCTCGGCACCCCCCTGGACCCGGACGACATGGACGCCACGCTCGCCAAGCTCGGCGGCATCGCCAAGATGGTGGGCGCGACCCTGCGCAATTCGGCGGCACCGACGATGCTCGGCGCCGGCTACAAGGTCAACGTCATCCCCGGCCAGGCCACGGCCCACGTCGACGGCCGCTTCCTGCCGGGCTACGAGGAGGAGTTCTTCGCCGATCTGGACCGCATCCTCGGCCCCCGCGTGAAGCGGGAGGACGTGCACGGCGACAGGGCGCTGGAGACGGACTTCGACGGCCGGCTGGTGGACGCGATGCAGGGCGCGCTGAAGGCGGAGGACCCGATCGCGCGGGCGGTGCCGTACATGCTCTCGGGCGGCACGGACGCCAAGTCCTTCGACGACCTCGGCATCCGCTGCTTCGGCTTCGCGCCGCTGCAGCTGCCCCCGGAGCTGGACTTCGCCGGCATGTTCCACGGTGTGGACGAGCGGGTTCCGGTGGAAGGTCTGAAGTTCGGGGTGCGCGTGCTCGACCGGTTCATCGACAACGCCTGA
- a CDS encoding aldo/keto reductase yields MEQRHLGRTGLRVSRIGLGTLTWGRDTGEEAAAEQVKTFWEAGGTLVDTADVYGGGEAEYLLGRLVGGLVPRRDLVIATKAGSVPDPDRRFDGSRGRLLAALDDSLDRLGTDYVDLWQVHAFDPATPLEETLQALDLAVSSGRARYAGVAGFCGWQLAKAATWQLAAPGVRTRIAATQMEYSLLQRGIEREVLPAALDLGVGLLPSSPLGRGVLTGKYRDGTPADSRGASPSLAALVEPYLDDAAGRIVDAVVTAAQGLAVTPLQVALAWVRDRPGVVAPIVGARTSAQLAAALSVEALSLPEEIRRALDDVSAPEHRYPDQDWSTL; encoded by the coding sequence ATGGAGCAGAGGCATCTCGGCCGCACCGGACTGCGCGTCTCCCGGATCGGCCTCGGCACCCTCACCTGGGGCCGCGACACCGGCGAGGAAGCCGCCGCCGAACAGGTGAAGACCTTCTGGGAGGCCGGCGGCACCCTGGTCGACACCGCCGACGTGTACGGCGGCGGGGAGGCCGAGTACCTCCTCGGGCGGCTGGTGGGCGGGCTCGTCCCGCGCCGGGACCTGGTGATCGCGACCAAGGCGGGCAGCGTGCCGGACCCGGACCGGCGCTTCGACGGCTCGCGGGGCCGTCTGCTCGCCGCCTTGGACGATTCGCTGGACCGGCTGGGCACCGACTACGTCGACCTGTGGCAGGTGCACGCCTTCGATCCGGCGACACCGCTGGAGGAGACCCTGCAAGCCCTGGACCTGGCGGTGAGCAGCGGCCGGGCCCGGTACGCGGGAGTGGCCGGCTTCTGCGGCTGGCAGTTGGCGAAGGCGGCGACTTGGCAGCTCGCGGCGCCCGGGGTGCGCACCCGGATCGCCGCGACGCAGATGGAGTACTCCCTGCTGCAGCGCGGGATCGAGCGGGAGGTGCTGCCCGCGGCCCTGGACCTGGGGGTCGGCCTGCTGCCCTCCTCCCCGCTGGGCCGCGGAGTGCTGACGGGCAAGTACCGGGACGGTACGCCGGCCGACTCCCGGGGCGCCTCGCCGTCCCTGGCCGCGCTGGTGGAGCCGTACCTGGACGATGCGGCGGGCCGGATCGTGGACGCGGTGGTGACGGCGGCGCAGGGTCTGGCCGTGACCCCGCTCCAGGTGGCCCTGGCATGGGTCCGGGACCGGCCGGGGGTGGTCGCGCCGATCGTCGGCGCGCGCACGTCGGCGCAGCTCGCGGCGGCTCTGTCGGTGGAGGCGCTTAGTCTTCCGGAGGAGATCCGCCGGGCGCTGGACGACGTGTCGGCGCCGGAGCACCGCTATCCCGATCAGGACTGGAGCACGCTGTGA
- a CDS encoding chaplin, with amino-acid sequence MRRPAQVTRKTLITIAAAGGVLALGGGYAHADSGAAGHAKNSPGLLSGNAVQAPVDAPVNACGNTVTVVGGLNPAFGNHCANGSGHGRPGHPGHPGHPGHPGNPGHPGDGDEPCDDHPGTPGNPGTPENPGSPGTPENPGIPGNPGTPENPGNPGTGSVTPVTHPGTGTGTEVTPGLAATGSGDVLTAGLPIAGGLLLAGTVLYRRSRNAA; translated from the coding sequence ATGCGACGACCGGCACAGGTCACCAGGAAGACCCTGATCACCATCGCTGCCGCGGGGGGTGTCCTCGCACTGGGCGGGGGTTACGCACACGCGGACTCCGGGGCTGCGGGGCATGCGAAGAACTCTCCGGGCCTGCTGTCCGGGAACGCTGTCCAGGCGCCCGTTGACGCACCGGTGAACGCCTGCGGGAACACGGTGACCGTGGTGGGAGGCCTCAACCCGGCCTTCGGGAACCACTGCGCCAACGGCTCGGGCCACGGCAGGCCGGGCCACCCCGGTCACCCGGGCCACCCCGGTCACCCCGGGAATCCCGGTCACCCGGGTGATGGCGACGAACCGTGCGACGACCACCCGGGAACCCCCGGAAACCCCGGTACCCCGGAGAACCCGGGCAGCCCCGGTACCCCGGAGAACCCCGGTATCCCGGGCAACCCCGGAACTCCTGAGAACCCGGGCAACCCCGGAACCGGTTCCGTCACCCCCGTCACGCACCCCGGCACGGGTACCGGCACCGAGGTGACCCCCGGCCTCGCCGCCACCGGATCCGGTGACGTGCTGACCGCGGGCCTCCCGATCGCGGGTGGCCTGCTGCTGGCCGGCACCGTGCTCTACCGGCGTTCCCGGAACGCCGCCTGA
- a CDS encoding APC family permease has product MPTGRSTTLQEPAEIRTYKGQDRALRADRLGTAGLLLSVLAASAPLMVVAGVMPTTFGLMGVVGQPLLFVILGLVLALFSVGYAEMSRHVHNAGAFYAYIARGLGPTAGAAASLVALVAYSAMQVGVYGILGFEISGLFATYLDIELAWWIPALLAVAVTGALGWLKIDLNAKVLGVLLLIECALVVIFDAAALAEPGPEGLSLHAFNPETLSGPGLGTALCFCIAAFVGFEQSPVYAEETSRPHIVVSRVMFLAVGFVALFFAFSAWALTVATGPREVVGTAAEAGPGLLFQLTEARLGTAFTDVLHVLFVTGMFAAMLSFHNVVARYAFAMGREGLLPAAFGRTNAGTGAPATGSLLQTGIATLVVLAFAVTDDLPAGDPTAPVLHLFTWMGSVGALGVTLLMAAASVAVIAFFVRRGTAGAQVWRLVAAAGAGLALLAIAVYTVKDFGVLVGAEEGSALSWVLPGIIGAAVVVGLLYGVLLRRSRPEVHARIGLGNEAFRLDQAAEGTPGD; this is encoded by the coding sequence ATGCCGACGGGCAGATCCACCACGCTCCAGGAACCGGCCGAGATACGCACGTACAAGGGCCAGGACCGCGCACTGCGCGCCGACCGCCTCGGCACGGCCGGCCTGCTGCTCTCCGTACTCGCCGCGAGTGCCCCCCTGATGGTCGTCGCGGGTGTCATGCCCACGACTTTCGGGCTGATGGGCGTGGTCGGCCAGCCCCTGCTCTTCGTGATCCTGGGCCTCGTCCTTGCGCTGTTCAGCGTCGGCTACGCCGAGATGAGCCGCCACGTCCACAACGCCGGCGCCTTCTACGCCTACATCGCCCGCGGCCTGGGCCCCACCGCCGGTGCCGCCGCCTCGCTCGTCGCCCTCGTCGCGTACAGCGCCATGCAGGTCGGCGTCTACGGCATCCTCGGCTTCGAGATCTCCGGCCTCTTCGCGACCTACCTGGACATCGAGCTCGCGTGGTGGATCCCGGCCCTGCTCGCGGTCGCCGTCACCGGCGCCCTCGGCTGGCTCAAGATCGACCTCAATGCCAAGGTCCTCGGCGTCCTCCTCCTGATCGAGTGCGCCCTCGTCGTCATCTTCGACGCCGCCGCCCTCGCCGAGCCGGGGCCCGAAGGCCTCTCGCTCCACGCGTTCAATCCCGAGACCCTCAGCGGGCCCGGCCTCGGCACCGCCCTGTGCTTCTGCATCGCCGCCTTCGTCGGGTTCGAGCAGTCCCCGGTGTACGCCGAGGAGACCAGCCGGCCGCACATCGTCGTCTCCCGCGTGATGTTCCTCGCGGTCGGCTTCGTCGCCCTCTTCTTCGCCTTCAGCGCCTGGGCCCTCACCGTCGCCACCGGCCCCCGCGAGGTCGTCGGGACCGCGGCCGAAGCCGGCCCCGGCCTGCTCTTCCAGCTCACCGAGGCGCGGCTCGGCACCGCCTTCACCGACGTCCTGCACGTCCTCTTCGTGACCGGCATGTTCGCCGCCATGCTCAGCTTCCACAACGTCGTCGCCCGCTACGCCTTCGCCATGGGCCGCGAGGGCCTCCTCCCCGCAGCCTTCGGCCGTACCAACGCGGGCACCGGTGCGCCCGCCACCGGCTCGCTCCTGCAGACCGGCATCGCGACCCTGGTCGTCCTCGCCTTCGCGGTCACCGACGACCTCCCGGCCGGCGACCCCACCGCACCCGTCCTGCACCTGTTCACCTGGATGGGCAGTGTCGGGGCCCTCGGTGTGACGCTCCTCATGGCCGCCGCCTCCGTCGCCGTGATCGCCTTCTTCGTCCGCCGCGGCACCGCGGGCGCCCAGGTCTGGCGGCTCGTCGCGGCCGCCGGCGCCGGCCTCGCCCTGCTCGCCATCGCCGTCTACACCGTCAAGGACTTCGGCGTCCTGGTCGGCGCCGAGGAGGGCTCGGCGCTCAGCTGGGTCCTGCCGGGCATCATCGGGGCCGCCGTCGTGGTCGGCCTGCTGTACGGAGTCCTCCTGCGCCGCAGCCGCCCCGAGGTCCACGCCCGGATCGGCCTCGGCAACGAAGCCTTCCGCCTCGACCAGGCGGCTGAGGGCACACCCGGCGACTGA
- a CDS encoding DUF5703 family protein — translation MPEYEFVDVYVPRGVPRKEATRLLTDHAEYGNWEIDRLSLHRDGSRRVRLRRRIIRQVRATW, via the coding sequence ATGCCGGAATACGAATTTGTCGACGTGTACGTGCCCCGCGGGGTTCCTCGCAAGGAAGCCACCCGCCTGCTGACCGACCATGCCGAGTACGGGAACTGGGAGATCGACCGGCTGAGCCTGCACCGGGACGGCAGCCGCCGCGTGCGACTGCGCCGCCGGATCATCCGTCAGGTCCGCGCCACCTGGTGA
- the chpH gene encoding chaplin ChpH: protein MLKKVVAAAAATGGLVLAGAGMAVADAGAQGAAIGSPGVLSGNVVQVPVHVPVNVCGNTVSVIGLLNPAFGNTCVNA from the coding sequence ATGCTCAAGAAGGTTGTCGCCGCTGCGGCTGCCACCGGTGGTCTGGTTCTCGCGGGTGCGGGTATGGCCGTCGCCGACGCGGGTGCCCAGGGTGCGGCCATCGGCTCCCCGGGTGTCCTGTCCGGCAACGTCGTCCAGGTCCCGGTTCACGTCCCGGTCAACGTCTGCGGCAACACCGTGTCCGTCATCGGCCTGCTGAACCCGGCCTTCGGCAACACCTGCGTCAACGCCTGA
- a CDS encoding LLM class F420-dependent oxidoreductase has translation MRLGINLGYWGAGMDADNLAVAQEADRLGYDVCWAAEAYGSDAPTVLAWVAAQTERIDVGSAILQIPARQPAMTAMTAATLDSLTKGRFRLGLGVSGPQVSEGWYGVKFDKPLARTREYVEIVRKAMSRERLSYEGEHWTLPLPGGPGKPIKLTVHPEREHIPLYIAAIGPKNLQQTGEIADGALLIFPAAEHLEATALTHIRAGREKAGLTMDGFDVCPTVPLALGDDVTALADMFRPYTALYVGGMGSRKQNFYNQLAQRMGYEKEAAEIQDKYLAGDKNGAAEAVPHSLIDSTTLLGPVERIADGMRAYAEAGVTTLTLAPAGFTLDERIAALRAGTEAMERAGLA, from the coding sequence ATGCGGCTCGGCATCAATCTCGGTTACTGGGGCGCCGGCATGGACGCCGACAACCTCGCCGTCGCCCAGGAGGCCGACCGCCTCGGCTACGACGTCTGCTGGGCGGCGGAGGCCTACGGCTCGGACGCCCCGACCGTCCTCGCCTGGGTCGCCGCCCAGACCGAGCGCATCGACGTCGGCTCGGCGATCCTGCAGATCCCCGCCCGGCAGCCGGCCATGACCGCGATGACCGCGGCCACCCTCGACTCGCTCACCAAGGGCCGCTTCCGGCTCGGCCTCGGCGTCTCCGGCCCCCAGGTTTCGGAGGGCTGGTACGGCGTCAAGTTCGACAAGCCGCTCGCCCGCACCCGCGAGTACGTGGAGATCGTGCGCAAGGCCATGTCGCGCGAGCGGCTGAGCTACGAGGGCGAGCACTGGACCCTGCCGCTGCCGGGCGGCCCGGGCAAGCCGATCAAGCTGACCGTGCACCCCGAGCGCGAGCACATCCCGCTCTACATCGCCGCCATCGGGCCGAAGAACCTGCAGCAGACCGGCGAGATCGCCGACGGCGCCCTGCTGATCTTCCCGGCCGCCGAGCACCTGGAGGCCACCGCGCTCACCCACATCCGGGCGGGCCGCGAGAAGGCCGGGCTGACGATGGACGGCTTCGACGTCTGCCCGACCGTGCCGCTGGCGCTCGGCGACGACGTGACCGCCCTCGCCGACATGTTCCGGCCGTACACCGCCCTGTACGTGGGCGGTATGGGCAGTCGGAAGCAGAACTTCTACAACCAGCTGGCCCAGCGCATGGGCTACGAGAAGGAGGCCGCCGAGATCCAGGACAAGTACCTGGCCGGCGACAAGAACGGCGCGGCCGAGGCCGTCCCCCACTCGCTGATCGACTCCACCACGTTGCTCGGCCCGGTCGAGCGGATCGCCGACGGGATGCGGGCCTACGCCGAGGCCGGGGTCACCACCCTCACGCTGGCACCGGCCGGCTTCACCCTGGACGAGCGGATCGCCGCCCTGCGCGCCGGTACCGAGGCCATGGAGCGCGCAGGCCTGGCCTGA
- a CDS encoding ATP-dependent RecD-like DNA helicase, which translates to MSTDRQADPATAAADDPAGPAAPQGETGTDEAGTDEAGTDEARAGSDEPAGTAAPHGEDGQGAEPPADGPAGGGGPAAEPSGAGSDGVGGSPAGPTATPGPEAPATADDTAEPAAGGGLSEAQAELAAQKIERERIARRKAERERPVEAGAKLSGKAADLLAAVRAVESGEKPAPAYFDEAPSAPRKAAPVPPSPRPAAPAPAPASVPAADVVEAVRAVLARGGAPESLAAPVAAALGDAAAQELAENPWRLLAVPAVRPTQADCFARTLLGDGAGPGDERRTGVLVGWLLEQAGLKGHTALEAPVLEKALAQYGVPDPAEALERAVAEASVLVFHEPLGPPTEEGEEQPVRILVGLEGAAMAEESLADGLARLSGTFGGPADWEQAAAAAPDRSSGELIRAVAGHALVTHTGGEAARAEPLALAAAARGLGLRVCVAAHAPGGPDSVTVAGLLSGLEGPGRDADGQFPVDLLVVLDAPQLDVEAAAALVEGVPDGARLVLSGDPGVLGSAGAGRVFADLLAARTCPQLVSRTPDPGPLGELVSGVGIGELNQVEAPGKEVVIVPVRDAGEAVHRAVQLVAESVPRAFGIPADGVQVIVPGHGGSAGTRALNAALKERLNPGPGRFGGFDPGDRVVHVPSPGRALPARVVSADAQGLHLDRAGAPIVVPKELVESQVRHGWAVTAHQAVGARWPAVVVVLPGDAAQALSRDWVYTAFGRAERHLSVVHGVDQALPRAVAEVLPKPRTTRLAGLLKALAAAGEHAEQ; encoded by the coding sequence GTGAGTACGGACCGTCAGGCCGATCCCGCCACCGCTGCCGCGGACGACCCGGCCGGCCCCGCCGCACCGCAGGGCGAGACCGGAACGGATGAAGCCGGTACGGACGAAGCCGGTACGGACGAAGCCCGCGCCGGCTCGGACGAGCCGGCCGGGACTGCCGCACCGCACGGCGAGGACGGCCAGGGGGCGGAGCCGCCGGCGGACGGCCCGGCCGGTGGCGGTGGCCCGGCGGCGGAGCCCTCGGGGGCGGGCAGCGACGGGGTGGGGGGAAGCCCCGCGGGGCCCACCGCGACCCCCGGGCCGGAGGCGCCCGCGACGGCCGACGACACCGCTGAGCCCGCCGCGGGCGGCGGGCTCAGCGAGGCCCAGGCGGAACTGGCCGCGCAGAAGATCGAGCGGGAGCGCATCGCCCGGCGCAAGGCCGAGCGGGAGCGCCCCGTAGAGGCCGGCGCGAAGCTCAGCGGGAAGGCCGCCGACCTGCTGGCCGCCGTACGGGCCGTGGAGAGCGGCGAGAAGCCCGCCCCCGCGTACTTCGACGAGGCGCCGAGCGCACCCCGCAAGGCGGCCCCGGTGCCCCCGTCCCCGCGCCCGGCCGCTCCGGCGCCGGCGCCGGCCTCCGTACCCGCCGCCGACGTAGTCGAGGCGGTGCGCGCGGTCCTGGCCCGCGGTGGCGCTCCCGAGTCGCTGGCCGCCCCCGTGGCGGCAGCCCTGGGCGACGCGGCGGCGCAGGAGCTCGCGGAGAACCCGTGGCGGCTGCTGGCGGTCCCCGCCGTACGGCCGACGCAGGCCGACTGCTTCGCCCGCACGCTGCTGGGCGACGGGGCCGGTCCCGGGGACGAGCGCCGCACGGGGGTCCTGGTGGGCTGGCTGCTGGAGCAGGCGGGCCTGAAGGGGCACACCGCGCTGGAGGCCCCGGTCCTGGAGAAGGCTCTGGCCCAGTACGGCGTGCCGGACCCGGCCGAGGCGCTGGAGCGGGCCGTCGCGGAGGCCTCGGTGCTGGTTTTCCACGAGCCCCTCGGCCCGCCGACGGAGGAGGGCGAGGAGCAGCCGGTACGGATCCTCGTGGGCCTGGAGGGCGCCGCGATGGCCGAGGAGAGCCTGGCCGACGGCCTGGCCCGGCTGTCCGGCACCTTCGGCGGCCCGGCGGACTGGGAGCAGGCCGCCGCGGCGGCGCCGGACCGGTCTTCCGGCGAGCTGATCCGCGCGGTCGCGGGCCACGCCCTGGTCACCCACACGGGTGGTGAGGCGGCCCGGGCCGAGCCCCTCGCGCTGGCCGCGGCGGCCCGCGGGCTGGGTCTGCGGGTCTGCGTGGCCGCGCACGCGCCCGGCGGCCCGGACTCGGTGACCGTGGCCGGCCTGCTGTCCGGCCTGGAGGGGCCCGGACGGGACGCGGACGGACAGTTCCCGGTGGACCTGCTGGTCGTGCTGGACGCGCCACAGCTGGACGTGGAGGCGGCGGCCGCGCTGGTCGAGGGCGTTCCGGACGGAGCCCGGCTGGTCCTGTCCGGAGACCCCGGAGTGCTCGGCTCCGCGGGGGCGGGGCGGGTGTTCGCCGATCTGCTGGCTGCGCGTACCTGCCCGCAGCTGGTCTCCCGCACGCCGGATCCGGGTCCCCTCGGAGAGCTCGTCTCCGGCGTGGGGATCGGGGAGCTGAACCAGGTGGAGGCGCCTGGCAAGGAGGTCGTCATCGTCCCCGTGCGGGACGCCGGGGAGGCGGTGCACCGCGCGGTGCAGCTCGTGGCCGAGTCGGTGCCGCGGGCCTTCGGGATCCCGGCGGACGGCGTCCAGGTGATCGTTCCCGGGCACGGCGGCTCCGCCGGGACCCGGGCGTTGAACGCCGCGCTCAAGGAGCGCCTCAATCCCGGCCCGGGCCGGTTCGGCGGCTTCGACCCCGGCGACCGCGTGGTCCACGTGCCGTCCCCCGGCCGGGCCCTCCCGGCCCGTGTGGTGTCGGCCGACGCCCAGGGGCTGCACCTGGACCGTGCGGGCGCGCCGATCGTGGTACCCAAGGAGCTCGTCGAGTCCCAGGTGCGGCACGGCTGGGCGGTGACGGCACATCAGGCGGTCGGCGCGCGCTGGCCCGCCGTGGTCGTGGTGCTGCCGGGTGACGCGGCGCAGGCGCTGTCGCGGGACTGGGTCTACACGGCGTTCGGTCGGGCCGAGCGGCACCTGTCGGTGGTGCACGGCGTCGACCAGGCACTGCCGCGCGCGGTCGCCGAGGTGCTGCCCAAGCCGCGCACGACGCGGCTGGCGGGTCTGCTGAAGGCCCTCGCAGCGGCGGGCGAGCACGCGGAGCAGTAG
- a CDS encoding amino acid permease codes for MTDRTMTEAPAPASSRHVDAGDEGYSKDLKSRHINMIAIGGAIGTGLFLGAGGRLAGAGPSLAIAYAVCGVFAFFVVRALGELVLYRPSSGAFVSYAREFMGEKGAYTAGWLYFLNWSTTTVADITAAAVFAHYWSAFTDVPQWVLAFIALAIVLTANLISVKYFGEMEFWFSIVKVSALVIFMLVAIYLVATSHPIDGHTPGLTTITDSGGLFPSGVLPMLLVVQGVVFAYASVELCGVAAGETENPEKIMPKAINSIMWRVGVFYVGSVVLLALLLPYTAYSADQSPFVTVFDKLGIPGTAGIMNLVVLTAALSSLNSGLYSTGRILRSMALSGSAPKFTGVMNKGKVPYGGVLFTAAFGVAGVGLNYWMPGEAFEIVLNLASIGILGTWGMVMLCSLFFWRRSQNGLVSRPSYRLPWAPYTQVVTLLFLATVLVLMWSDGGVGRTTVMLVPAIAAALVGGWFLVRGRVAALAAGRD; via the coding sequence ATGACCGACCGCACCATGACCGAGGCACCCGCCCCGGCGTCCTCCCGCCATGTCGACGCCGGTGACGAGGGGTACAGCAAGGACCTCAAGTCCCGCCACATCAACATGATCGCGATCGGCGGAGCGATAGGCACCGGCCTGTTCCTCGGCGCCGGCGGCCGCCTCGCCGGTGCCGGCCCCTCCCTCGCGATCGCTTACGCGGTGTGCGGCGTCTTCGCCTTCTTCGTGGTCCGCGCCCTCGGCGAGCTCGTCCTCTACCGGCCCTCCTCGGGCGCCTTCGTCTCCTACGCCCGTGAGTTCATGGGCGAGAAGGGCGCCTACACCGCCGGCTGGCTGTACTTCCTGAACTGGTCCACCACCACCGTGGCCGACATCACAGCCGCCGCCGTGTTCGCCCACTACTGGTCCGCGTTCACCGACGTCCCCCAGTGGGTCCTCGCGTTCATCGCGCTCGCCATCGTCCTCACCGCCAACCTGATCTCGGTGAAGTACTTCGGCGAGATGGAGTTCTGGTTCTCCATCGTCAAGGTCAGCGCCCTGGTGATCTTCATGCTGGTGGCCATCTACCTGGTCGCCACCAGCCACCCGATCGACGGCCACACCCCCGGCCTCACGACGATCACCGACAGCGGGGGCCTCTTCCCCTCCGGCGTGCTGCCGATGCTCCTAGTGGTCCAGGGCGTCGTCTTCGCGTACGCCTCCGTCGAGCTGTGCGGCGTCGCCGCGGGCGAGACCGAGAACCCGGAGAAGATCATGCCGAAGGCGATCAACTCCATCATGTGGCGCGTCGGCGTCTTCTACGTCGGCTCGGTCGTGCTGCTGGCCCTGCTGCTCCCGTACACCGCCTACTCCGCCGACCAGTCCCCGTTCGTCACCGTCTTCGACAAGCTCGGCATCCCGGGCACCGCCGGCATCATGAACCTGGTCGTCCTCACCGCGGCCCTCTCCTCGCTGAACTCGGGCCTGTACTCGACCGGCCGCATCCTGCGCTCGATGGCCCTGTCCGGCTCGGCCCCGAAGTTCACCGGCGTCATGAACAAGGGCAAGGTCCCCTACGGGGGTGTCCTGTTCACCGCCGCCTTCGGCGTCGCGGGCGTCGGCCTGAACTACTGGATGCCCGGCGAGGCCTTCGAAATCGTCCTCAACCTCGCCTCCATCGGCATCCTGGGCACCTGGGGCATGGTCATGCTCTGTTCGCTCTTCTTCTGGCGCCGCTCGCAGAACGGTCTGGTCTCCCGCCCGTCGTACCGCCTGCCCTGGGCCCCCTACACCCAGGTCGTGACCCTGCTCTTCCTCGCCACGGTCCTGGTGCTGATGTGGAGCGACGGCGGCGTCGGCCGCACCACGGTCATGCTCGTCCCGGCCATCGCTGCTGCTCTGGTGGGCGGCTGGTTCCTGGTCCGCGGCCGAGTGGCCGCACTGGCCGCCGGCCGGGACTGA